Within Campylobacter jejuni, the genomic segment TTGAAGAATTTCATAAATTTTAAATGTAGTTTCAAAGCTTTTTATAATACTTTCTTTATCTTGGCTGTGTGATCCTATACTCATTACGCCACAAAGATTTAGATTATAGCATTCTTCTTGTATTTGTAAATATTCTTCTACAGCTTGATTTGGATCTAGACCGCTTTTGCTATTTTCATTTGCACTATTGATTTCTAATAAAGTATTTAATTTATAATCAAGTCTTTTGTCCATAGCTTTAGCTATTTTAATACCATTGCAAGAGTGCCATAATATAGGTTTTTGTTTGATTAAGAGATTGATTTTGTTGCTTTGTAGCGTTCCTATAAAATGCCACTTTATGTCTAGTTTTTTTTCATCAAGATTTTCTTTTTTTTGTGTTAGAGCTTGGACTTGATTTTCTCCAAATTCTACTATACCTTGATCAAAAAGCTTTTCAATTATACTTGCATCGACATACTTGCTTGCGGCTACAAGACGAATGTTTTTGGTTTTTTCTAAAATTTGTTCTAAAGTCATTTTGATAAAGAAATAAGCCTTATTTAGGGCTTATATTATTGTAACAAATTAGCAATTTTGCTTTGAAGCTGTATGTTGGATTGTGCAGCAACAAAAGCAGCAGCATTTTCTTTTAGATAATTGGCATTAAAATCATTAACATTTTTTGCCATGTCATTATTTAGTAAATTATTTTCAGCTGCTTTTGAGTTGATGCTGTTTTGAACACTTGTATTAATATTTGATGTAATGGCATTGATACCTGAGCCTATTTCACTTCTTAAACTTCCAAGTTGATCCATAAAATTTGTAATACTATCTTGATTATCTATGCTTAATCCACCTGTTGCTAATGGATTTAAATTTGTAGTTTCAGTTCCGCTACCTACTACAAAATTCATAGTTTGAAAGACATTTTTTCCATTATAAGTTGCATTATTAAAAGAATCATTGATGGATTCTTGTATGCGTGTTGCTTCTGTTCTTAGCATTCCTTTTTGAGAATCATTAAGTGCAGCATTGTTCATTTTCACTGAAAGTTCATTAAGTCTATCTGCGCTTTGAGAGATATTGGTAAGGCTAGCATCTGCAATTTGTAAAACCCCTATAGCATCATAAGCATTTGCGACACCTTGATCTATAGTGCTTGATTGAGATCTTAAAGAATCAGCAATAGCTAAATTGGCACTATCAACTCCACTTATTGCACGAACAGCCGCAATATTTTCTAAAGCTTTATCACTAGCTTTTTGTGCATTGTTTAAATAATAATTTTGTTGCATCATAGTTGCATCAGAGATCATCATGGCCTACTCCTTCTCTTTTGGATTTATTTAATATTCTATCATTTTTTTGCTATTTTAAAGCTTAAGAAATATAAAAAAACTTGCATTATCAAGATGATTTTAATCACTATTTCACTTGCATTATGGATACTGATAAATTCTTGAGTTTTTGTAGCGTTTTCGCCTAAGTTTTGGAGTTCAATTATGGTATTAGTAAAATAAAAAACAAATATTAAGCTTAAGATCAAAATAAGCAAACTCAGCATAAATTTTGACAATTTTATTTGAAATTTCATTTCATCTTTTATAAGAGAATAAATTTCATATAAAAAATTAACCACTGAAACAAAAACCAGTAAATATCCCATCTTAATAAAAATTCGCGTCATCATTAAGCCACTTTGAAAATGGCTCAACACTCCTTCTCCTATAAGATTTTGAGGAAAAAAAATTGTTGGTGCAACAACTATTCCTAGTATGAGTTCAACCCCTATGATGGAGGCAAGTAAAAATAAATTAATAGCTTTCAAGAGTTTCTCCTTTTATTTTTTATCATAACGCATATTTGTAAATTTAGCTACAAAAGCACGATTATAACCTTGTTCATCTTTGAAAAAATCAACAATGAAATTATTTTGATATAAAATTTTTTCCAAAATTTCTTTTTGATCATAGCCAAATTCGCAAGCTAAAAATTTAACTTTTTTATCAAGGGAAAAATGTATGATTTCTTCTAGAATTTCATATCCTTTTTCTCCACCAAATAAAGCCTCTTTGGGTTCTTTTTGCACCCAAATATCTATAGGATATGAATTTTTAATATAGGGTGGATTTGAAAAAATAAAATCATAATTTTCTTTAATTTGCTTAAAATTACAAAGTTTAAAGTCAATCAAGTGATCGACTTTGTGTAATTTGGCATTCTCTAAAGCTAATTCTAAGGCTTTGGGATTGATATCGCAGGCTGTGATTTTTAACCCAAGTTCTTTGGCTAAAATAATGCTTAAAATTCCGCTTCCAAATCCTATTTCTAAAATCCCATTAAAAGTATTTTTTTTGCATAAATTTAAAATTTGAAAAAGTAAAATTTCACTATCGTAGCGAGGGATTAGAACACCTTTTTTTATATTAAATTCTAATCCCCAAAAATCCACTTTTTCAAATATATATTCAAAAGGTTCTCCAGATTTAAAACGCCTTATAAGCTTAAAATAAGGTTCATGATCTATTTGTATATCTTGGTTTAAAAATAACCAAGCTTTATCTTTTTTTAGATATTCACAGAGTATAAATACTGCTTCATTTTCATAACCTTTTAAGCTAGATTTAGCCTCCATAAGAGCATTTTTTATAGTCAAGAAAGAGCCTTGATTCTATCACTAATACTTGGATGGCTGAGATAAAAAAATGCATATATTTTACTTGTTTTGATAAAAGCTTTATTTTCTCTTGCTAGGGCTATCAATGCATTTTTCATATCTTCTTTGCTTGTAACTTTAGCTCCGTGTTGATCAGCCGCAAATTCATTTTTTCTACTTAAGGCATTAAGCATAGGAGAGATTAAAAAGCTAAAAATATTCGCCAAGATAAACAAAAGAGCAAACACGCCACCATTTACTCCTTCTAGATGACTTTCTAAGTAAATAAATTCAGGTAAATTTGCAAAAACAAAAAAAAGTAAAAACATGGTTATAGCGCCGTTAAATAAAGCTTTGATAATATCCTTATGAACAAAATGTCCAAGCTCGTGTCCTAAAACAGCTAAAAGTTCTCTTTCATTTAAGGCTTTTAATAATGTATCAAAAAGCACCACTCTTTTGCTTTTAAAAAGTCCACCAAAATAAGCATTTAAACGCTTATCTCTTTTGCTTGCATCAATAACATAAACCCCATTTGCACTAAACCCGCATTGTTTCATTAAAGAGCTGATTTTTTTCAATAAATTTTCATCGTCTAGTTTTTCCATTTTATTAAAAATAGGTGCTATCAAGGTAGGGTAGATGAGATTTATAATCACTATAATGCAAAAGGCAAAAATAAAGGCCGCAATCCACCAAAAAATTCCAAAAAAATCATAGCAAAAAAGCAAAGCATAAAGGATTAAAAATCCAAATATTAAAGTTAAAATAAGACTTTTTACAGTGTCTTTGATAAAAAGTTTTACAGTCATATTTGAAAAACCATGGGCTTTATCTTTGATAAAACTTTCATAAATACTTAAAGGTAGATTTAAAATACTTGTGATTATTAAAAAAGATAATAAAAATAAAGTATTTTCAAAACGAGTGTTGTTTAAGATAAGCAATTCTTTAAGATATAAAAATCCAAAACCTATCCATGCAATATTGATGATTAAATTATAAAAATTGGAAAATAGTTTAAATTTTTCATTTTCGATGGCAATATCTGCTGCATTTTGATAGTCTTTTTCGCTTAAAATTTGAGCTTGTTTGTCTTTTTCTCTTTCTAAGAAACAAATTTGAGCATAGGAAATCCAAGATAAAAGTGCTGTGTAAAGACATAAAATTGCAATTAAAGTCATTATTTTTCCTTGATTGGTTTTTTGCGAATTCTAGCTTAAAATAATGAAATAAAGTTAATAGTTTAAAATCTAAAATAATATTCTTTTCAACTAAGTTGGTGTATATTTATAAAAAAGGATTAAAGAATGTTTTTTAAGAAAAAGATTTCACAAAAGCAAAAAGAAAAGCCTAAAATTCCAATCAATGATGTGATTTTAGATGACAGGCTTTGTAAGTTTAAAAATAAAGTGCAAAAGATAAGTAAAGATGAGGCTTCAGCAAGTCTGCTTGCTAGACAATTAAGCAGACTTGTTAGGGCTAATAAATTTTAATTTTGACATTTTTTCTTAGGGCGAAAAACCTTAATAACTTCATCATTTGCTTCTATATAAGCACCTTCTATCAAATCGATACAGTAAGGTATAGCCGGAAAAACAGGCTCTAGGCATTCTTTTATAGCCTTAGGATTTCCTGGTAAATTAATGATAAAAGATTTATTGCGAATTCCTGCACTCTGTCTTGAAAGTATAGCTGTTGGGACATATTTTAAACTTTCTAAGCGCATAAGTTCTCCAAAACCTGGCATCATTTTATCACACACGGCTTCCGTGGCTTCTGGGGTTACATCACGAAGTGCTGGACCTGTACCTCCGCTTGTAACAATCAAATCGCATTTTTTTTCATCTGCTAGATAAAGTAATTTTTTAATGATCAAATCATAATCATCAGGGATTAATTCTTTATGATAAATAATATCATTTTTTATATATGAATTTAACACTCTTTCAATTTCAGCAGTGGCTTTATCTTCGTATATACCACTACTTGCTCTATCGCTTAGGGTTAAAATTCCTATGTTTATTGTATCCATTGTTTCTCCTTAATAAATTTTTATAACCATCCTTTTTTCTTGAAAACAACTAAAGGCAAGATGATAGAAATTACCATCACGCCAAGCACTATGGGATAAGCATAGTGAAGTTCAAGTTCGGGCATGAATTTAAAATTCATACCATAAACAGTTCCTATTAAAGTAGGTGGCATCATGGCAACAGTTGCAACGGTGAAAATTTTAATGATTTTATTTTGTTCTATGTTGATTTGGCTGGCTAAAATGGTTTGGATATTATCTAAGATATTAAGTTGCGAAACACTAAATTCAACCAAAGAATTTAAGTCTTTTAAAACTATAGTGAGATTTTGTTTTATATCTTTATCAATTTTATCGCTTTTTAGCAAAGAAGTCATAGCGCGACGCTTATCAAATAAAGAATCTCTTACGCGCATATTAAGCTCTTGCAAACTTGAAATATCCTTTAGCATTTCATCATAACTATATTCATCTTTTTTTTCTAAAACACTTGTTCTTAAGCGTCTTGCTTCTTTATCTATCCATTCTAGTAAATCCGCATCTTTTTCAACGCGCACTTCAAACATTTTATCAATAATATCAAAACCATCTTCAAAATTCTTCGGACTAGCTAAAATCCTTGCTTGAATTTCTTCAAAAGTGCTAAATTCGTTATATCTTATAGTAAATAAGATATTTTTAGCTGTAGCAAAAGTAACAATTTCTGTGCGAAGCTTGATTAAATTCCTATCTTCTTCATCGCTTTTAAGATCTCTTACTAAAAAATGAGCATTGATGGTTATTGTCGCATTATCTTCCCAATATTTTGCACTAAGCTCTATTTCTTCCCTTTCTTCTTTTGTAGGAAACTCAAGATTAAATTCACTTGATATAAAAGCAATTTCTGCTGCACTTGGATGAAGTAAATCAATCCATAAAATATTTTGTGGTAGTTCTTGACTATCGAGATTAAAATTGATTCTTTGAACTAAAGCATTTTGAGTTTTGATATAAATATAAAGCATGATTGCTCCTTGTTTATGACTTTAAAATTATAACCTTGTTTGCTTAAAAATTAACTTGTTTCTAAAATGTTTCTAAAACTCATTAAATTTCCAAAATATTTTTTGAAAGGAAAAAAATGAGTAAGAAATTTTTCTTAAGTTTAGGTCTTGTTGCCTTATTGTTTTCAAATTCACAAGCTATTGATGAGAATTTGATTAAAGCTGTGCAAGCAGAAGGTAGGGTAAATTCTTTAGCTATGCCTGATACTTGGGCAAATTGGAAGGATACTTGGGCAGATCTTAAAAGTCTTTATGGTATAGAACATAGTGATGCAGATATGAGTTCAGCTCAAGAAATTGCTAAATTTAAAGCCGAAAAGAAAAAAGCAAGCGGTGATATAGGGGATGTAGGAGCTTCTTTTGGAGAGATAGCGGTTAAACAAGGAGTAGCTCAGCCTTTTAAGACAAGCTATTGGGATCAAATTCCAACTTGGGCTAAAGATAAAGATGGAAATTGGCTTTTAGCTTATACAGGAACCATAGCTTTTATAGTCAATAAAGATGTAGTAAAAGATATACCTAAAACTTGGCAAGATTTGCTTAAGGGAAATTATAAAATTACCGTGGGTGATGTAAGCGTAGCAGCTCAAGCTGTGAGTGCAGTTTTAGCAGCTAATTATGCCTTAGGTGGAGATGAAAAAGATTTAAGTCCTGCTTTAGCTTTTTTTAATACTTTAGCCAAACAAGGAAGACTTGTAAATAATGATGTAAGTATAGCCAATCTTGAAAAAGGTGAAGTTGAAGTGGGTTTAGTTTGGGATTTTAATGGTTTAGGCTATAGAGATAAAGTGGGCCAAGATCGTTATGAAGTTTTAATCCCTGCTGATGGTAGTGTTATTTCGGGTTATACAACTATTATCAATAAATACGCAAAACATCCAAACGCAGCTAAATTAGCCCGTGAGTTTATACTTTCTGATAAAGGACAAATCAATCTAGCAAAAGGTTATGCAAGGCCAATAAGAATTGATCATATTACCTTGCCAAATGATATAAAAGCTAAACTTTTACCAAGTGAGCAATACAAAAATGCAAGAGCAATCAAAGATCAAAAAGCTTGGGAAAAAAGTGCTAAAGAATTGCCACAACTTTGGCAAGAAAAAGTTATAGTGGATATGAAATAAAGGAGATTGGATGAAAAAGGTTATTTTAACAAGTGCTATGCTTTGCAGTGTTTTATTTGGAGTTCAAGAGTATGAGGCCAATTTAGCAGGGCATATTATCATAGATTCTAAAAGTACAGTAAAACCTCCTAAGGATGCTCCTGATTTTTTTAAAACTTATGGGAAATTTGCAAATATCACTAGAGAAGAAAAAATTGGAACTTTTAAATCCAAGGGAAACAGGGAAACAGATTTTTATTTACCTTTTAAAAATCAACCTATACAAGGACATAGTGGGATAAAATATATTCCAAAAAAAGATGTTTTTTGGGTGATTAGTGATAATGGCTTGGGTAAAAAGTATAATTCTTATGATGCTATGCTTTATGCTCACGAGTTTAAATTTGATTTTAAAAACTCAAAATACGAACTTTTAAAAACAGTTTTTTTAAAGATAGTGATAAAAGATACCCCTATCCTATAACCACCGAAACAACTAAAGAGAGGTATTTAAGTGGGGCTGATTTTGATACTGAGAGTATACAGGTTATCAATGATGAATTTTATATAGGTGATGAATTTGGTCCTTATTTGCTTCATTTTGATAAGAATGGGAATTTAAAAGAAGTTTTTGATGTGTATGTGGAGGGTAAAAAACTTATTTCTCCTGATAATCCAAGTTTAAAATTTAGCGATAAGCCTGATGGAGAAAATGAGAAATTTAATATCAAGCGTTCTAAAGGCTTTGAAGCTATGGCAAGCTCTAAAGATGGTTCTAAACTTTATTTGCTTTTAGAAGGAAGCATTTATAATAACAACGCTTATGAGAATGAAAAAGGTAAAGAATATCTAAGAATCATAGAATTTGATGTAAAAAATAAAAAATTCACCGGAAAACTTAATAAATATTTCTTAGAAGATAAAAGCCATTCCATAGGTGATTTTAATATGATAGATGATAAATACGGCATCATCATAGAAAGAGATCAAAAAGAAGGCGCTAAAGATAAAGCTTGCAAAGAAGATGAAGATACTAAGCATTGTTTTAATAATGTAGCTCAATTTAAAAGAATTTATAAGGTTAAATTAGATGATAAAACCCATGAAGCTCAAAAAATTTCTTATATAGATCTTTTAAATATTAAAGATAGAAATAAAATTTCTAAAAAGCCTTTGGTAAATGATAAATTTGTTTTTCCTTTTGAAACCATAGAAGGTGTGGATATAGTAGATGACTCTCACATAGTCGTAGAAAACGACAATAACTTTCCTTATTCTTCAAGCAGAGAACCTAATAAAACTGATGATAATGAGTTTATTTTACTTGAAGTAAAAGATTTTTTAAAGAGTAAATGATATCCAAAGTTATTTTAGTTGTGCTTGATGGCTTAAATTGTAAAAGCGCTAGTATAAATATGGGATATTTAAATGCGCTTTGCAAAGAGAATTTGGGCAAATTTTATTCTTTAGAATGCGAACTTCCTAGTATGTCTCGTCCTTTATACGAGTGCTTATTAACAGGCGTAAAGCCTGTTTTAAGTGGGATAATTAATAATAAATTGAGTTTTTCAAAACAAACAAGCATTTTTGACCTTTGCAAAGAACAAGGCTTAAAAGCTGGAGGCGCAGCTTATCATTGGGTTTTTGAGCTTTATAATAAAAAAGAATTTATTCCTTCTTTACATCGCCATATAGAAGATGAAAATTTAACTTTGCCTTATGGACATTTTTATTATGAAGATGATTATTTAGATTCTCATTTATTTGCAGATGGGGAGCATTTAAGAAACAAATATAATCTAGATTTTACTCTTATACACTCTATGAATATAGATGATGCAGGACATAAATTTGGCTCACACTCTATTGAGTATGCTAATAAAACCAAAAAAGTTGATATTTTGATTTCTGAGTATTTGCCTACTTGGTTAGAACAAGGTATTAATGTAATCATCACAAGCGATCATGGTATGACAGAGGGTAAAAGTCATGGAGGCTTAAGCGAAGATGAAATTTTAGTGCCTTTTTTCACTTTTGGTAGTGCTTTTTCGTATGAAAATGCCAAGATAAAACAGGATGAAATTTGTGGCAGTATCTGTGAAATTTTAGGACTTAAACACGATAAGAGATATAATGATGAAATTTTAAAGGCCAAAAAATGAAAGAAAAATTTCTAGCATTTTTAAGTATTTTACCTTTTTTTATAGTTTTTACTTTTTTTATGATAGCACCTTTGATTTGGATTGTTTTTAATGCTTTTTATATAGAAGAGGATGAAATTTATTCTTTAGCCAATTTTATACATATTTTTGAGTCCAAATTCTATCTACAAAGCATTATAAATTCTTTACAAATCAGTTTTATTTCTAGTATTTTTGGACTTTTAATAGGGCTTTTGGCGAGCTATTCTTTATTTGTTTTAGCTCCATCAAAAATATGTAAATTTCTTTTTTCTTTAAATACCATGATAAGTAATTTTTCAGGAGTTCCTTTAGCTTTTGCTTTCATTATAGTTCTTGGAAGCAATGGTGTAGTTAATGTGTTTTTGAAAAATTTAGGCATAGAGCCTTTTGTTAGTGTTTATGCTAATTTCGGGGTAAATATTGTTTATGTGTATTTTCAAATTCCTTTGGCAATCTTGCTTTTGCTTTCCAGCTTTTAAAAGTCTTGAAAATTCACATTTAAATGCTTGTAAAATGTTAGGTGGAGGCAATTTTTTATATTGGTTAAAAATAGCTTTGCCTTTGCTCGCTCCTGCTTTGTTTGGTGTTTTTGTGATTTTATTTGCCAATGCTTTTGGAGCTTATGCGACTATTTATACTTTAAGTTCGGGAAATTTTAATGTCGCTCCTGTAAGAATCGCTGCTTTAATCGCAGGCGATATCAATCTTGATCCTTATATGGCTAGTGCTTTAAGTATCATTATAACTATTATCATGCTTGTTGTTACCTTTATAGCCAATTTCCTTTATCATGCTTGTTGTTACCTTTATAGCCAATTTCCTTTCTAAAAAATATAATTTTAAGGTGCTTTAAATGAATGAAAATTTGAGTTTAAAAGCTAAAATTTATCATTATGCAGTTTTGTTTTTGGTTTTTTTGTTTTTAGCTTTGCCTTTAATGGCTACTTTTTTATATTCTATTTCCACTTCTTGGGGTGTAAGTGTTTTGCCTGATGATCTTACGCTTAAATGGTATCAAGAACTTTTTCATGACGAAAGATTTTTACTTGCTCTTTGGCATTCTTTGCTTGTTTGTGTGGGTAGTATTTTACTTTCTGTGATTCTTGTTTTTCCTTTGGTTTTTGTGTTAAATTATTATTTTTTAAAATTAAAAGCCTTTGTAAATATACTTATTATCATGCCTTTTGCCGTACCTCCTATAGTTAGCTGTGTGGGGCTTTTGCAACTTTATGCTGACAATATAGGAGGCACAGCTTGGATACTCATTTTTACTTATTTTACTATAGCTTTACCTTTTATATATAGGGCTTTAGATAATGCTATATCTAATGTCAATTTAAATGAACTCATCGCATCTAATGCTATGCTTGGAGGTTCTTTAATGGGAGCGATTTTTAAACTTGTCTTGCCTAACTTAAGAAATG encodes:
- a CDS encoding ABC transporter substrate-binding protein; translation: MSKKFFLSLGLVALLFSNSQAIDENLIKAVQAEGRVNSLAMPDTWANWKDTWADLKSLYGIEHSDADMSSAQEIAKFKAEKKKASGDIGDVGASFGEIAVKQGVAQPFKTSYWDQIPTWAKDKDGNWLLAYTGTIAFIVNKDVVKDIPKTWQDLLKGNYKITVGDVSVAAQAVSAVLAANYALGGDEKDLSPALAFFNTLAKQGRLVNNDVSIANLEKGEVEVGLVWDFNGLGYRDKVGQDRYEVLIPADGSVISGYTTIINKYAKHPNAAKLAREFILSDKGQINLAKGYARPIRIDHITLPNDIKAKLLPSEQYKNARAIKDQKAWEKSAKELPQLWQEKVIVDMK
- a CDS encoding YggS family pyridoxal phosphate-dependent enzyme, coding for MTLEQILEKTKNIRLVAASKYVDASIIEKLFDQGIVEFGENQVQALTQKKENLDEKKLDIKWHFIGTLQSNKINLLIKQKPILWHSCNGIKIAKAMDKRLDYKLNTLLEINSANENSKSGLDPNQAVEEYLQIQEECYNLNLCGVMSIGSHSQDKESIIKSFETTFKIYEILQKHGAKICSMGMSNDFEIAIKCGSNLVRLGSILFKNLK
- a CDS encoding HemK/PrmC family methyltransferase → MTIKNALMEAKSSLKGYENEAVFILCEYLKKDKAWLFLNQDIQIDHEPYFKLIRRFKSGEPFEYIFEKVDFWGLEFNIKKGVLIPRYDSEILLFQILNLCKKNTFNGILEIGFGSGILSIILAKELGLKITACDINPKALELALENAKLHKVDHLIDFKLCNFKQIKENYDFIFSNPPYIKNSYPIDIWVQKEPKEALFGGEKGYEILEEIIHFSLDKKVKFLACEFGYDQKEILEKILYQNNFIVDFFKDEQGYNRAFVAKFTNMRYDKK
- the flaC gene encoding flagellin C yields the protein MMISDATMMQQNYYLNNAQKASDKALENIAAVRAISGVDSANLAIADSLRSQSSTIDQGVANAYDAIGVLQIADASLTNISQSADRLNELSVKMNNAALNDSQKGMLRTEATRIQESINDSFNNATYNGKNVFQTMNFVVGSGTETTNLNPLATGGLSIDNQDSITNFMDQLGSLRSEIGSGINAITSNINTSVQNSINSKAAENNLLNNDMAKNVNDFNANYLKENAAAFVAAQSNIQLQSKIANLLQ
- the mog gene encoding molybdopterin adenylyltransferase, which encodes MDTINIGILTLSDRASSGIYEDKATAEIERVLNSYIKNDIIYHKELIPDDYDLIIKKLLYLADEKKCDLIVTSGGTGPALRDVTPEATEAVCDKMMPGFGELMRLESLKYVPTAILSRQSAGIRNKSFIINLPGNPKAIKECLEPVFPAIPYCIDLIEGAYIEANDEVIKVFRPKKKCQN
- the corA gene encoding magnesium/cobalt transporter CorA translates to MLYIYIKTQNALVQRINFNLDSQELPQNILWIDLLHPSAAEIAFISSEFNLEFPTKEEREEIELSAKYWEDNATITINAHFLVRDLKSDEEDRNLIKLRTEIVTFATAKNILFTIRYNEFSTFEEIQARILASPKNFEDGFDIIDKMFEVRVEKDADLLEWIDKEARRLRTSVLEKKDEYSYDEMLKDISSLQELNMRVRDSLFDKRRAMTSLLKSDKIDKDIKQNLTIVLKDLNSLVEFSVSQLNILDNIQTILASQINIEQNKIIKIFTVATVAMMPPTLIGTVYGMNFKFMPELELHYAYPIVLGVMVISIILPLVVFKKKGWL
- a CDS encoding alkaline phosphatase family protein, giving the protein MISKVILVVLDGLNCKSASINMGYLNALCKENLGKFYSLECELPSMSRPLYECLLTGVKPVLSGIINNKLSFSKQTSIFDLCKEQGLKAGGAAYHWVFELYNKKEFIPSLHRHIEDENLTLPYGHFYYEDDYLDSHLFADGEHLRNKYNLDFTLIHSMNIDDAGHKFGSHSIEYANKTKKVDILISEYLPTWLEQGINVIITSDHGMTEGKSHGGLSEDEILVPFFTFGSAFSYENAKIKQDEICGSICEILGLKHDKRYNDEILKAKK
- a CDS encoding M48 family metallopeptidase, encoding MTLIAILCLYTALLSWISYAQICFLEREKDKQAQILSEKDYQNAADIAIENEKFKLFSNFYNLIINIAWIGFGFLYLKELLILNNTRFENTLFLLSFLIITSILNLPLSIYESFIKDKAHGFSNMTVKLFIKDTVKSLILTLIFGFLILYALLFCYDFFGIFWWIAAFIFAFCIIVIINLIYPTLIAPIFNKMEKLDDENLLKKISSLMKQCGFSANGVYVIDASKRDKRLNAYFGGLFKSKRVVLFDTLLKALNERELLAVLGHELGHFVHKDIIKALFNGAITMFLLFFVFANLPEFIYLESHLEGVNGGVFALLFILANIFSFLISPMLNALSRKNEFAADQHGAKVTSKEDMKNALIALARENKAFIKTSKIYAFFYLSHPSISDRIKALS
- a CDS encoding ABC transporter permease translates to MNENLSLKAKIYHYAVLFLVFLFLALPLMATFLYSISTSWGVSVLPDDLTLKWYQELFHDERFLLALWHSLLVCVGSILLSVILVFPLVFVLNYYFLKLKAFVNILIIMPFAVPPIVSCVGLLQLYADNIGGTAWILIFTYFTIALPFIYRALDNAISNVNLNELIASNAMLGGSLMGAIFKLVLPNLRNGILVAVFLSFSFLIGEFLYANILVGSAYETLQVYLYNIKNQSGHYSSALVIVYFVLIFITTFIASLIKE
- a CDS encoding DUF4149 domain-containing protein, with the translated sequence MKAINLFLLASIIGVELILGIVVAPTIFFPQNLIGEGVLSHFQSGLMMTRIFIKMGYLLVFVSVVNFLYEIYSLIKDEMKFQIKLSKFMLSLLILILSLIFVFYFTNTIIELQNLGENATKTQEFISIHNASEIVIKIILIMQVFLYFLSFKIAKK